The following are from one region of the Eubacterium sp. MSJ-33 genome:
- the accD gene encoding acetyl-CoA carboxylase, carboxyltransferase subunit beta, with amino-acid sequence MKFQVSNLFRKKDESEGNNAVETETQVAEDASKKEAEAAPEQTAVTAEEEVTVCPKCKQEFKKSAIKDNYNVCIACGYHYVVSAEKRVRLLVDPGTFKPLRCKVAFSNPLDMPEYEEKIERLQEKTGLEEAVYTGVGKIDGNEAVIAVMSSKFLMGSMGMAVGEKVTNAVEYADKKHLPLIIFTASGGARMQEGILSLMQMAKTSAAIEKFSEHGGLYISYLTHPTTGGVTASFATLGDITLAEPDALIGFAGPRVIEQTIGQKLPDGFQRSEFQMAHGFVDQIVPRDKMREVISHILRLHAKKGR; translated from the coding sequence ATGAAATTTCAGGTGAGTAATTTATTTCGGAAGAAAGATGAATCAGAAGGAAATAATGCGGTTGAGACAGAGACACAGGTAGCAGAAGACGCATCGAAAAAAGAAGCTGAGGCTGCACCGGAGCAGACAGCAGTTACTGCAGAGGAAGAAGTAACGGTGTGTCCAAAGTGTAAGCAGGAATTCAAGAAGTCTGCGATTAAGGACAACTACAATGTATGTATCGCGTGTGGATATCATTATGTGGTTTCCGCAGAGAAGCGTGTGCGTCTGCTGGTAGATCCGGGTACGTTTAAGCCGCTTCGCTGTAAGGTTGCATTTTCCAATCCGTTAGACATGCCGGAGTATGAGGAGAAAATCGAGCGTCTGCAGGAAAAGACAGGACTTGAAGAGGCAGTCTATACCGGCGTTGGTAAGATTGATGGAAACGAAGCAGTCATCGCTGTCATGAGCAGCAAGTTCCTGATGGGAAGTATGGGTATGGCTGTCGGTGAGAAAGTTACGAATGCGGTGGAATATGCAGACAAAAAACATCTTCCGCTTATTATATTTACCGCAAGTGGCGGGGCCCGTATGCAGGAGGGAATTTTATCCCTGATGCAGATGGCGAAGACAAGTGCGGCAATCGAGAAGTTCAGTGAACATGGTGGATTATATATTTCTTATCTGACACATCCGACGACCGGAGGCGTAACTGCCAGCTTCGCAACATTAGGAGATATCACACTGGCAGAGCCGGATGCTTTGATCGGATTTGCCGGACCGCGTGTAATCGAGCAGACGATCGGTCAGAAGCTTCCGGATGGGTTTCAGCGTTCGGAGTTCCAGATGGCACATGGATTTGTAGATCAGATTGTGCCGAGAGACAAGATGCGGGAAGTCATCTCCCATATTTTACGTTTGCATGCGAAGAAAGGAAGATAA
- a CDS encoding acetyl-CoA carboxylase carboxyltransferase subunit alpha yields MIKEIDERITEIDKEIEEIMSSDLVDEAKVYVLKRERHDLIHMCKNLNSHDKVYLARHKKRPKITEYVDAIFDDFFEQKGDALGKEDASIYGGIATYHGIPVTVIGHRKGNDLAENMKCNFGMPGPEGYRKALRLMKQAEKFGRPIITFIDTPGAYPGLEAENNGQGSAIAVNLAKMSALKVPVIAVVTGEGSSGGALAIGVANSVLMLENAVYSILSPEGYASILWKDSSRSEEAAEMMKLTAQDLKEFGVIDDIIPEPIGGAHLNHKVVFKATDRAIKKELDKYIKMNPDEVAKHRYKKFRTIDNKYLHVI; encoded by the coding sequence ATGATTAAAGAGATAGATGAGAGAATTACGGAAATCGATAAAGAAATCGAAGAGATCATGTCAAGTGATCTCGTAGATGAGGCAAAGGTATATGTCCTCAAGCGGGAACGTCATGATCTGATACATATGTGTAAAAATCTGAACAGCCATGACAAGGTATATCTTGCGCGTCATAAGAAACGTCCGAAGATCACGGAGTATGTTGATGCAATTTTTGATGATTTCTTCGAGCAAAAAGGGGATGCACTTGGCAAGGAGGATGCTAGTATCTATGGAGGTATTGCAACCTATCATGGAATCCCTGTGACGGTCATCGGACATCGTAAGGGAAATGATCTTGCAGAGAATATGAAATGTAATTTCGGTATGCCGGGACCGGAAGGGTACCGCAAGGCACTGCGTCTGATGAAACAGGCAGAGAAGTTTGGAAGACCAATCATTACATTTATCGATACACCGGGTGCGTATCCGGGATTAGAAGCAGAGAACAATGGACAGGGTAGTGCCATTGCAGTAAATCTTGCGAAGATGAGTGCACTGAAGGTGCCGGTAATCGCAGTTGTAACTGGAGAGGGAAGCTCCGGCGGTGCGCTTGCCATCGGTGTGGCAAACAGTGTGTTGATGCTTGAAAATGCGGTGTATTCCATTCTTTCCCCGGAAGGTTATGCTTCGATTCTGTGGAAAGATTCTTCGCGGAGCGAGGAAGCTGCGGAGATGATGAAGCTTACTGCACAGGATCTGAAGGAGTTCGGCGTAATCGATGATATCATTCCGGAGCCAATCGGCGGTGCACATCTGAATCATAAGGTTGTATTCAAGGCAACTGATCGTGCAATCAAGAAAGAGCTTGACAAATACATCAAGATGAACCCGGATGAAGTTGCGAAGCATCGTTATAAGAAATTCAGAACGATCGACAATAAATATCTGCATGTAATCTAA
- a CDS encoding beta-ketoacyl-ACP synthase III, with protein MKEGLHIVGMGHYAPEHVVTNDDLSKIVDTNDEWISSRTGIRRRHFITEEKNQDMAIAAAKMAIEDAGIDKSEIGVVIVATIRPDHMTPSMACMVQKELELPQDIPCFDINAACSGFMYGVQIARGMLLQSDKKYGVVIGSETLSKILDMNDRSTCILFGDGAGAAVVELSDTHRYFGILGAKGDDSVLECSNEDLQPRHVSMLGSEVFKFAVSTVPKTVMQLLDKAGVTADDIDLYVCHQANKRIIESVAKKCKQSMDKFYINLDEYGNTSSASIPIALSEMNQKGMIKPGMKMICVGFGGGLTWGGAYLEF; from the coding sequence ATGAAAGAAGGCTTACATATTGTAGGTATGGGACATTATGCCCCGGAACACGTAGTGACAAATGATGATTTAAGTAAGATTGTAGATACAAATGATGAGTGGATCTCCAGCCGTACCGGTATCCGCAGAAGACATTTTATTACCGAAGAGAAGAATCAGGATATGGCGATTGCTGCTGCAAAGATGGCAATCGAGGATGCAGGCATTGACAAGTCTGAGATCGGTGTTGTGATTGTAGCGACGATTCGTCCGGATCATATGACACCTTCGATGGCATGTATGGTACAAAAGGAATTAGAACTTCCGCAGGATATTCCTTGTTTTGATATCAATGCAGCATGCTCGGGATTTATGTATGGTGTACAGATTGCAAGAGGTATGTTGCTTCAGAGTGACAAGAAATATGGCGTGGTTATCGGTAGTGAGACCTTATCCAAGATTCTTGATATGAATGACAGAAGTACTTGTATTCTGTTTGGAGATGGTGCGGGTGCTGCCGTTGTTGAGCTTTCGGATACACACCGGTATTTCGGAATTCTTGGCGCAAAGGGGGATGATTCTGTCCTTGAGTGCAGCAACGAGGATTTACAGCCTCGTCATGTCAGCATGCTTGGAAGTGAAGTATTTAAGTTTGCAGTCAGCACAGTTCCAAAGACCGTCATGCAGCTTTTAGATAAGGCTGGTGTGACAGCGGATGATATTGATCTGTATGTCTGTCATCAGGCGAATAAGCGTATCATTGAGTCTGTGGCAAAGAAATGTAAACAGAGCATGGACAAGTTCTATATCAATCTGGATGAGTATGGAAATACAAGTTCTGCAAGTATTCCAATCGCACTTTCCGAGATGAACCAGAAGGGCATGATCAAACCGGGCATGAAGATGATCTGCGTAGGATTTGGCGGCGGCCTTACCTGGGGCGGTGCGTATCTGGAATTTTGA
- a CDS encoding DUF561 domain-containing protein gives MRLNEFLGIKYPIIQGGMANIALGEFAAAVSNAGGLGLIASGGFDAERIREEIKKCRALTDKPFGVNLMLMNPDVDNIAKMLVEEKVDVITTGAGSPEKYVADWKAVGTKVIPVVSGVALAKRMERMGVDALIAEGGESGGHVGEMTTMTLVPMVVDAVNIPVIAAGGIADGRGMVAAFALGAIGVQIGTVLLASEECPIHINYKEAVIKAKDNGTAVTGRSSGAPVRVIKNQMAREYLKMEGKGVPREELEQLTLGSLRKAVLDGDTKNGSLMAGQVCGLVKEIKPVAEILKGLYEDSLAELAKLAKEGI, from the coding sequence ATGAGATTAAATGAATTCCTTGGAATCAAGTATCCGATTATTCAGGGTGGAATGGCGAATATCGCACTTGGCGAGTTTGCGGCCGCTGTCAGCAATGCCGGTGGACTCGGACTGATTGCATCCGGTGGATTTGACGCAGAGCGTATCCGTGAGGAGATTAAGAAGTGCCGTGCTTTGACAGATAAGCCGTTCGGTGTAAATCTGATGCTGATGAATCCGGATGTCGACAATATCGCGAAGATGTTGGTCGAGGAGAAGGTAGATGTGATCACAACCGGAGCCGGAAGCCCGGAGAAATATGTGGCTGACTGGAAAGCGGTTGGCACAAAGGTGATTCCAGTTGTCAGCGGCGTGGCTCTTGCAAAGCGTATGGAGCGTATGGGTGTAGATGCCCTGATTGCGGAAGGCGGCGAGAGTGGCGGACATGTCGGTGAGATGACAACAATGACACTTGTACCGATGGTTGTTGATGCAGTCAATATCCCGGTTATTGCAGCCGGTGGTATCGCAGATGGCAGAGGCATGGTTGCAGCATTTGCGCTTGGTGCAATCGGTGTACAGATCGGAACCGTGCTGCTTGCCAGTGAAGAGTGTCCAATTCATATCAACTACAAGGAAGCAGTCATCAAAGCAAAAGATAACGGAACAGCAGTGACCGGTAGATCCAGTGGAGCACCGGTACGTGTAATCAAAAACCAGATGGCACGGGAATATCTGAAGATGGAAGGCAAGGGCGTTCCTAGAGAAGAGTTAGAACAGCTTACTCTTGGTTCTCTCCGTAAGGCTGTCTTAGATGGCGATACAAAGAATGGTTCCCTGATGGCTGGTCAGGTGTGCGGTCTTGTAAAGGAGATCAAGCCGGTAGCTGAGATTCTGAAGGGATTGTACGAGGATTCTCTTGCAGAGCTTGCAAAGCTTGCAAAGGAGGGAATCTAA
- the fabD gene encoding ACP S-malonyltransferase: MKIGFLYAGQGAQHVGMGKDLYEAYPEFREVFDNVKLDFDVKECCFDGPIEKLGQTRYTQPCMVAFAVGVTKILAAKGIVPEIAAGLSLGEYSALYAAGVFEEQQVINLVAYRGKAMEEAVTGRDTGMIAVMSLDRDTIKACCKQAEEEFADSEFHIAEVANYNTPVQVTVSGDTPVITRAGELMMEKGARRIVPIAVSGPFHTSLMKPAGDKLAERFKNEHFGEMKFPVLFNATGKELAADKTIPQMLETQVQSSVYFEDSIKYMIEQGVDTFIEVGPGKTLSGFVKKIDRSFATYSVEDIDSLNAVLEALGK; encoded by the coding sequence ATGAAAATCGGTTTTTTATATGCTGGCCAGGGTGCACAACATGTCGGAATGGGAAAAGATCTCTATGAGGCATATCCGGAGTTCCGCGAAGTATTTGACAATGTAAAGCTGGATTTTGATGTGAAGGAGTGTTGTTTTGACGGTCCAATCGAGAAGCTTGGACAGACAAGATACACACAGCCATGTATGGTAGCCTTTGCGGTTGGCGTGACAAAGATTCTTGCAGCAAAGGGCATCGTACCGGAGATTGCAGCCGGACTTTCGCTTGGTGAGTATTCTGCACTCTATGCGGCAGGTGTATTCGAGGAACAGCAGGTAATCAATCTTGTTGCATACCGTGGTAAAGCGATGGAAGAGGCAGTTACCGGTAGAGATACCGGTATGATCGCTGTTATGAGTCTCGACCGTGATACTATTAAGGCATGCTGCAAGCAGGCTGAGGAAGAATTTGCAGACAGCGAGTTCCATATCGCTGAGGTTGCAAACTATAACACACCGGTTCAGGTAACTGTATCCGGTGATACACCGGTTATCACAAGAGCCGGAGAGCTGATGATGGAGAAGGGTGCAAGAAGAATCGTGCCTATCGCAGTCAGCGGACCATTCCATACATCCTTGATGAAGCCGGCGGGGGATAAACTTGCGGAGCGTTTTAAGAACGAGCATTTCGGAGAGATGAAGTTCCCGGTACTGTTTAATGCAACCGGTAAGGAGCTTGCAGCAGATAAGACAATTCCTCAGATGCTTGAGACACAGGTACAGAGCAGTGTATATTTTGAGGATTCTATCAAGTATATGATTGAGCAGGGTGTCGACACTTTCATCGAGGTTGGTCCGGGAAAGACGCTTTCCGGATTCGTGAAGAAGATCGACCGCAGCTTTGCTACGTATTCTGTAGAAGATATTGATTCATTAAATGCGGTACTTGAAGCACTTGGGAAGTAA
- the fabG gene encoding 3-oxoacyl-[acyl-carrier-protein] reductase translates to MTLENKTAIVTGGSRGIGRAICVALAQAGANVVTCYAHGAAGAEETVKQCEAYGVKASAIHADVANNEDVQALVAKVKEEYGSIDILVNNAGITKDNLMLKMTEEDFEQVIDTNLKGAFLCIKHVSKIMLKQKRGHIINISSVVGVRGNAGQVNYASSKAGLIGMTKSVAKEIGSRGITVNAVAPGFIETDMTAKLPETVVEENLKSIPMKKLGKVEDVANLVRFLASDDASYITGQVICVDGGMAM, encoded by the coding sequence ATGACATTAGAGAATAAAACAGCCATTGTCACAGGCGGCAGCCGTGGAATCGGACGTGCAATCTGTGTTGCACTTGCACAGGCAGGTGCCAATGTTGTAACGTGTTATGCACATGGCGCAGCCGGTGCGGAAGAGACGGTAAAACAGTGCGAGGCATATGGTGTAAAGGCATCTGCGATTCATGCAGATGTTGCAAATAATGAAGACGTACAGGCACTTGTTGCAAAGGTGAAGGAAGAATACGGAAGTATTGATATCTTAGTGAACAACGCAGGTATCACGAAGGATAACCTGATGTTGAAAATGACAGAGGAAGATTTCGAGCAGGTCATTGATACGAACTTAAAGGGTGCATTTTTGTGCATCAAGCATGTATCTAAGATTATGCTCAAGCAGAAGCGCGGACATATCATCAACATCAGCAGCGTGGTCGGTGTCCGTGGAAATGCCGGACAGGTGAACTACGCATCCAGCAAGGCAGGTTTGATCGGTATGACAAAATCTGTTGCGAAGGAGATCGGTTCTCGTGGCATCACCGTAAATGCGGTGGCACCGGGATTTATTGAGACAGATATGACAGCAAAGCTTCCGGAGACGGTCGTGGAAGAGAACTTAAAGAGTATTCCGATGAAGAAGCTTGGCAAGGTAGAAGATGTTGCAAATCTTGTCCGGTTTTTAGCAAGTGATGATGCAAGTTATATTACCGGTCAGGTCATCTGTGTAGATGGCGGTATGGCAATGTAG
- the fabF gene encoding beta-ketoacyl-ACP synthase II has translation MSRRVVITGLGTVNPLGNNVETTWENVKKGVCGIDEITRIDTTNHAVKLAGEVKDLDVTAVIDKKDARRMDRYAQYAVVAADEAFKQSGLDMEKEDAERCGVIFSSGIGGMEVTEKNYQTGERRGFDKISPFYIPMTIANMGAGNIAIRFGFKGICTCVVTACASGNNAVGDSFHYIRDGYADVMICGGSEAAITDMAIGGFTAMQALNTTTDKNRASIPFDKERAGFVMGEGAGALVLEEYEHAKARGAQIYGEVVGYGATCDAYHITAPCPDGAGGAACMAMAVKDAGIKPEQVGYINAHGTSTHLNDAGETMAIKTTFGEHAYKLMVSSTKSMTGHLLGGSGAVEAVITTLALHDGFIPATINYQVPDEECDLDIVPNEGRNVQVEYALSNSLGFGGHNASILLKKFEA, from the coding sequence ATGAGCAGAAGAGTTGTGATTACAGGTTTAGGAACTGTAAACCCTTTGGGAAATAACGTAGAGACCACATGGGAAAATGTAAAAAAAGGTGTCTGCGGAATTGATGAGATTACAAGAATTGATACGACAAACCATGCAGTGAAGCTTGCCGGAGAGGTAAAGGATCTGGATGTAACAGCCGTAATTGACAAGAAGGATGCCAGACGTATGGACCGCTATGCGCAGTACGCTGTTGTTGCGGCGGATGAGGCATTTAAACAGAGCGGACTGGATATGGAGAAGGAAGATGCGGAACGTTGTGGAGTCATCTTCTCCAGCGGTATCGGTGGCATGGAAGTCACAGAGAAAAACTACCAGACTGGCGAGAGACGTGGTTTCGACAAGATCTCCCCATTCTATATTCCGATGACAATCGCGAACATGGGTGCCGGAAATATCGCAATCCGTTTTGGATTTAAAGGTATCTGTACTTGCGTTGTAACTGCCTGTGCATCCGGCAATAATGCAGTTGGTGACAGCTTCCATTATATTCGTGATGGATATGCAGATGTCATGATCTGTGGCGGTTCTGAGGCAGCAATCACGGATATGGCAATCGGTGGATTTACAGCTATGCAGGCATTGAATACTACAACCGATAAGAACCGTGCTTCGATTCCGTTTGATAAGGAACGGGCAGGTTTTGTTATGGGTGAAGGTGCAGGTGCACTTGTATTGGAGGAGTATGAGCATGCAAAGGCACGTGGTGCCCAGATCTATGGTGAGGTCGTTGGATATGGCGCAACGTGTGATGCATACCATATCACAGCACCATGTCCGGATGGAGCAGGCGGAGCAGCGTGTATGGCAATGGCAGTAAAGGATGCAGGAATCAAGCCGGAGCAGGTTGGCTATATCAATGCACATGGTACATCCACACACTTAAATGATGCCGGTGAGACGATGGCAATCAAGACAACATTTGGTGAGCATGCATATAAGCTGATGGTAAGCTCTACAAAGTCTATGACCGGACATCTGCTTGGCGGTAGTGGCGCGGTAGAAGCGGTTATTACAACTCTTGCATTGCATGATGGATTTATTCCTGCAACGATTAACTATCAGGTGCCGGATGAAGAATGTGATCTGGATATCGTTCCAAATGAAGGCAGAAACGTACAGGTAGAATATGCACTTTCAAACTCTCTTGGATTTGGTGGACACAACGCAAGTATTCTGCTGAAGAAGTTTGAGGCGTAG
- the fabZ gene encoding 3-hydroxyacyl-ACP dehydratase FabZ: MELNSNQIQEILPHRYPFQLVDRITDFEPGKWAKGVKCVSVNEMQFLGHFPTQHVMPGVLVIEALAQVGAIAILSEEEHKGKTAFFGGIKNARFKKQITPGDVIEMECEIIDQKGPIGSGKAVAKVDGKVAVTAELTFVVGA, translated from the coding sequence ATGGAATTAAATTCAAATCAGATACAGGAGATTTTGCCACATCGTTATCCGTTCCAGTTAGTTGACCGAATCACGGATTTTGAACCGGGCAAATGGGCGAAGGGTGTGAAATGCGTATCCGTGAATGAGATGCAGTTTCTGGGACATTTTCCAACACAGCATGTTATGCCGGGCGTACTCGTGATTGAGGCACTCGCACAGGTTGGTGCGATTGCGATTTTATCTGAGGAAGAACACAAAGGAAAGACCGCATTTTTCGGTGGTATAAAGAATGCGAGATTCAAGAAACAGATTACACCAGGCGATGTAATCGAGATGGAATGTGAGATTATAGACCAGAAGGGACCGATTGGTTCCGGAAAGGCTGTCGCAAAGGTAGATGGAAAAGTTGCAGTAACGGCAGAACTTACATTTGTCGTAGGCGCATAA
- the thiD gene encoding bifunctional hydroxymethylpyrimidine kinase/phosphomethylpyrimidine kinase — MGEKKLTNRSLVPVLSVAGSDCSGGAGIQADLKTMLANDCYGMSVITALTAQNTMGVAGIMDVTPEFLRKQIDAVFLDIPPKAVKIGMVSDKTLIKTIAEAMNDWHAENIVVDPVMVATSGSRLLKEDAISCLTERLLPLATLITPNIPEAELLTGMPIQSKSDMEQAGRCLYDRFHSQVLIKGGHAVEDASDVLVGKEVVWFHGLRIDNPNTHGTGCTLSSAIACGLAKGYSVAQSIGHAKSYLSGALSSDLDLGRGSGPIDHGWQIQEIICSI, encoded by the coding sequence ATGGGAGAAAAGAAATTAACGAATCGGAGTCTTGTTCCGGTGCTTTCTGTTGCAGGTTCAGATTGTTCCGGTGGCGCCGGCATACAGGCAGATCTTAAAACGATGCTTGCAAATGACTGCTATGGTATGTCAGTCATCACTGCATTGACTGCGCAAAACACGATGGGAGTGGCCGGTATTATGGATGTGACACCGGAGTTCCTGCGGAAACAGATTGATGCAGTGTTTTTGGATATTCCGCCGAAAGCTGTGAAGATTGGCATGGTATCGGATAAAACCCTGATAAAAACGATTGCAGAAGCAATGAATGATTGGCATGCAGAAAATATTGTTGTGGACCCGGTGATGGTTGCAACAAGCGGAAGCCGGTTGTTAAAGGAGGATGCGATTTCCTGTCTGACAGAAAGACTTCTTCCGCTTGCTACACTGATTACACCGAATATCCCGGAAGCAGAGCTGCTTACCGGAATGCCGATTCAGTCCAAATCGGATATGGAACAGGCGGGAAGATGTCTGTATGACAGATTTCATTCGCAGGTGCTGATCAAGGGTGGACATGCAGTTGAAGATGCCAGTGATGTGTTAGTTGGAAAAGAAGTGGTCTGGTTTCATGGTTTACGCATCGACAATCCAAATACACATGGAACCGGATGTACCTTATCCTCTGCGATTGCATGTGGACTAGCAAAAGGATATTCGGTTGCGCAGAGTATCGGTCATGCAAAAAGTTATCTTAGTGGAGCGCTTTCGTCGGACCTTGATCTTGGCAGAGGGAGTGGACCAATCGACCATGGATGGCAGATACAGGAAATCATCTGCTCCATATAG